GCCGCCGCGATCGCTCCGCCCCAGCGGCCGTCGCCGGTGTTCTTGATGTCGGCGACTTCGCTGCGGATCATGTCGTTGTATTCGGGGAACATCGGCAGTTGCCAGATCGGCTCGCCGACCTTGCGCGCGGCCCCCATCACCGTGTCGCACCAGGCCTGATCGTTCGCCATCGCTCCGACCACGTCGGTCCCCAGCGCCACCACGCACGCCCCGGTGAGCGTGGCCAGGTCGACGATCTTGCTCGGCTTGTAATCGAGCGCTACGTTCAACACGTCGGCCAGGACCAGGCGCCCTTCGGCGTCGGTGTTCAGGACTTCGATCGTCTTGCCGCTGCGCGCGGTCAGCACGTCCCCCAGTTTCATGGCCGCGCCGCCGGTCATGTTCTCGACCAAGCCGGCCAGCCCCACGACATTCACCGGAAGTTTCAACCGGGCGATGGCCGTCATGGTGGCCAACACCGCGGCCGCGCCGGCCATATCGCACTTCATCGTGGTCATACCATCGGTCGGCTTGAGCGACAATCCGCCCGAGTCGAACGTGACTCCTTTGCCCACCAGCGCGATCGGCGCTTCGCCGGCCTTGCCGCCGCGATGCTCCAGGATCACCAGCCGCGGCGGGCGCTCCGACCCCTTGGCCACCGCCAACAGCGAGCCGCAGCGTTCCTTCTCCAAGCGTGCTTTGTCCCACACTTCGCAGCGTAACCCGACCTCTTTCGCGGCCGTTTCGGCCGCCTTGGCGAACGACTCGGGATACATCTCCTGGGCCGGCTCGTTCACCAGTTTACGGGCCAGATTCAGCGTCTCGCCCAATACGTTGCCACGTTCAAGCTGCGTGGCCGTCGCGCCGCTGAACGTAATCTCGCCGAAGGGGAATCGCTTCTTCTCGATCCGATACAAGTCCTGTCCCTGGCAACCGACCGCGGCACCGGCCACCGAGGCGGCGGCAAACGGCGCGAACGGACCTTCGTTCAGAAACAACGCCACCTTGCCGCGCTGCTTCTGCGACAAGAATCTTGCCGCGCAAGCCGCGGCGCGATACGCCACACCGGCGTCGACCTTGGCCGCGTCACCCAAGCCGACGGTCACCACCAGCGGAGCCGCCACACCCGGCACGTCGTACAGCGCGAGCGTCTCGTACAACTTGCCGGTCAACTCCTTCCGCTCCTTGAGCCGCGTGAGCAGGCCTTGCGAAGCGTTGTCGACTTGCTGGGCAGCGCCGGTCAGCGTCCCGTCAGAATAAAACCCGACCGCCAAGGCGTCGCAAGTAGTCTTAGTTACCGATTCAGCGGCGATTGTGATGTTCATGTTGGTTGTAATCGTTCGCGTATTAATAATGCGTTCGTGTAAAGAACGAGGGACTCTCGCGGCTCAATCGTTTACGTCGTGGCGGTTGGCGTCAGGGCTCTAACGCGCTTCGCCAGTGGACGTATAATATAACACCAGCCAGTTATGCGTTGGCCACGAGTAGGGAAGCCGGACCTGACTTGCCAATGGTTGCGTCGTCAGCCACCACCGCCATGACAGGCCGTGATAACTGCCCACAAAGGTCTCGCGCAGTTCTGGTTGCCCGATTGGCAGGCGGAACATCAATTCATTCGGCGGCGAGGCATTTGGCTCAATGGACTTACTGCCGTTTTCCGCCGCGATCAGGCCGACAATTCGAGCGTCGGGCGACGGTAGCTGGTGCGCCAGTTCGCCACCCCGCTGAAAGAACCCCCGCAGTGGCAGCCTGATTCCATCGCTTAGTCGGTACGATTCATCGTACGCGACCTGCAACTGCACTTCCTTGTGCGCACGCTTGGCACGATTGACCACGGCAAACGAGATTCCCTGCACATAGGGCATGGCCAACCGATTGAACAACCCGTCTTTGTTCAGCACGACAAGATTCTGATAGTTCTTCCCCTGATCGAGTCCCGGGAAGAAATACCGCACCGGCGCGGCGATCGTCGGCGCGCTTTCCCCGTCGGCCGTGATTTCCAGCCATAGGTCTTCGGCTTGGAGCGTCTTGGTGGGCACGCGCAAACGAAACCAATGCACGACGCCTGTGCCGTCGAGTTCCACCAGCTTGATGCGCGCGCCGGGCTCGATGGTCAGTTGTTCGCTTTCCGCCTTGCGCAGTCGGTCGTGTTGTCGAATGCCGCCATGACCATGCTGCTCCCAACGATAGGACAGGGCCGGCAGCAATTGCCGCGTCAACTCGGGTTCGGCGGCGGCAACGGTCTCGAGCTTGGTTGGTTCGTCGATCGCCACGACTTCGATGTCATGCTCGGGCACTCGTTCGGCTTCCATGGTGACGACGAGCTGATGCGCGAACGGGAAATAAACGAGCGGGCCATTGAGATCCTCACGAATCGTCGGTACATGCTTCAGCAATTCGTTCGCCACGCAATCAATCGTCGGCTGCTTGACGCCATCGACGTACATGCGCAGACGGGCCGAACTGTGCTGCAAGCCACTGATCGACAGCAGCGCCCCCCGCCCTTCAAACACCCCCATCAGCCGGCCGTTATCGAGCTTGGGATAAGTCTCGAATGGATCAATGCTCTTCGGCTGCATTGGTCGTAACACGTCACGGCGCGAGAGCGCCTCGGTGTTCATCAGTTGATTCACCAGCGTTTGCGCGCCGGTCATGCGCCGTGGTTGATACCACTGGTCCAAACCTGGCGACGACGCTCCTTCCAAGACGTAGATGTTGCGAAACTCGGTTCGGGCGCCGTGGTCTTGCAGGCCGATCCAACCATTCAGGAACCGATGCTTCAACTCGGGGGACCAGAACGTGTTGACCTGCTGGACCAACTCGCCGTTCATCCAGGCCGAGATCATGTACCCCTCGGCTTTGACCACGACCCGGTTCCACTCCTCGGATCGGTCATTGCGTCGCAGCGGCGGCACGTTGCCATAAATGCTCATCGTCGAATGCCGCGTGATCGGCATTTCGGCGGGCTCGTCCATCAACTGTAATTCCATCCCCTCGGTGCTGGGCCAGGCGGCCCGCGGCGTGCGAATGCCGACGCCCGAGTTACCCCCTTTGGCCATCTTGTATTCGAACGACAGGGTAAAGTTGCCGTATTCCTTCTCGGTTCGCAGATAGTCTCCTTTGTCGTTGATGCAGACGATCTTGCCGTCGATCACTGGCCACGAACCAATGTTCCCCGGCGTCCACCATCCCGTCAGGTCGCGACCGTTGAATAGCGGCTTCCCGCGAGGTTCGGTGACACTCAACTCGGTGATCTGGACTGCCTTGCCGGTACTCGCGAACCGGAACGCGACACGTTCCGTAGGATCCCATTCGCCGGTGGCCGAGCCGCTTCCCCTCAATTCAGCCCATTCGATTCGCTTGCCCTGCCGCTTGCCCTGGATGGTGCGAGTGCCGTCTACCTCCTCCCCCTCGACCCCGGAGTAAATCACTTCACCATCGCTCGCTCCGACGAAGCTCAACTCAAGCGGCGCACCACGCCAGCTCAGTGTGAATTCAAACTCGCCGAACGTCCAAGCACTGGTGATCGGCGAACACCCCTTCTCGCAGTGCAGAACGCCGTTCTTCACGCTCCAGCCGCGCGGCGCCTCGGGTCCGGCGTCCCAACCGGCCAGAGAGTCGCGGGCAATCAGACTGACACCGGGCGATTCGTCCTCGGCCCGGACGACACCGCACAACCCTGCCACAAGCACCCAAATTGCTGCGCAAGCAGCAACACCTCTCCCTCTCAGGGAGAAGTCGCGAGCGCAGCGAGCGGGTGAGGGTAAACACGTTGCCAGCCTGAAGACATCGTGACAGGAGTGGACGAGCCGTCCCCAGGGCCGTTTGGCGTGCGACGTCTTTACCCTCCCCCCTGCCCCTCCCTGGAAGGGAGGGGTGTTTGCCGGTTGGCTTGCGACGTTTGGATTCGTAGACATGGCGGTAACATTGATCTAAAGCAAAAGGAGAAGAGCCTACCAAGCTGCGGCGTGACGCCCCGCCGACGGATCGCCGGCGGCGCGAATCGTGCCGTCACGCGGATCGATGGCAATCATCACGGGCGACGCCGATGGCCCGCGCTGTTGTTTGACGCGATGCCCCAATCGTTTCAACTCGGCGATCGTCTTTTCGTCCACGGTGTCATAAGCCGTCAAACTTCCCAGCTTGGCCGGCGTCTGACCGAACGAGCCCAGGTGATGATCCGTGGCAAACCGCTCGGCGGTCACCGCCTGGGCCGGCAACATACCGAAGTCAACCGCGTTCAACAGCACCTGCAAGCCGGTCTGATCCTGACGATCGCCGCCGGCCACGCTGATGGCCAGCGTCGGCTTGTTGTCCTTTAGCACAATCGTCGGCGTCAGGGTGATCCGCGGCCGCTTGCCCGGCTCGATGCAGTTGGGGTGATCTTTCCAGATGTTGAAACTTTGCAACCGCGTGCCCAGCCAGATGCCGGTCTTGCCGGCCAGCACGCCGCTCCAACCGCTGGGCGTCGCCGCGACCATGTTCCCCGCCGCGTCGGCCGTCACGCAGGTAGTTGTGTCACGATTCGGCCCCCCCAGGCCGACGCGCTTGTTTGCCTCGTCGAGCAAGGGGCGTCCCTGGCGTGGATCGCCGGGGCGCTGTTCGAGCGAGGCTTTTTGCGGATCGATCAACGCGCGGCGGGCCTCGGCATAGCTGGGAGCCAGCAACTGTTCGAGCGGCACGTCGGCATACAACGGGTCAGCGTAGTAAATGTCCCGATCGGCCAGCGCCAGCTTCATCGCCTCGAAGGTCAGGTGGACCGTTTGGGCCTGGTTGTGTCCCAGCGGCGACAGCTCGAAACCTGACAGCAATTGCAATGTTTGCAGCGCCATCGGCCCCTGGGACCAGACGCCGCACTTGTAAACCTGATACCCGCGGTACTCGACGCTGACCGGTTCTTCGACGCGTGTCACGTGCCGCGCCAGATCGTGATAGCGAATCAACCCGCCGTTGGCTTCGCACCAGGCCGACAGTTCCCGCGCGAGCGGGCCGCGATAAAAAAAATCGTCGACCAGTCGCAAGCCGCGCCGCCGGTCGCCGGCGCCCGACTCTTCGGCCTCGATCAACCGGCGCAAGGTGGCGGCCAGGTCGGCATGCCACGGCTCGGCGTGTCGATCCAAGATCGCTAGCGCCGGCGCGGCCACGTCGGCAAACCGCAACGTGCCAAACCGGTCGAGCACCGTGACGCACGCCCCCAGCACGGCCGGCACCGCCGCCGGCTCGAGCCCCGACAGGGGAATCCCTCCGCGCGCGGAAAAGTGCTCGCGAGTTGCCAACCGCGGCGCGGCCCCTTGGCCGCAGACCACTTCGACGACGCCGCGCTTGGCATCGTAGAGGACGAACGGCACCTCGCCGCCAAAGCAGAACTGATCGCTGTCGGTCACGCTCAGGGCCAGCACCGTGGCGACGGCCGCGTCGGCCGCGTTGCCTCGCGCTTGCAGAATCTGCATCCCCGCCGCGACTGCCTCGGCGCCGCCGGCGGCAACCGCCCCTTGCTTCCCTTCGGCTCGCCAGTCCCCCGCCGAACGCGCCTTTGCGTCGGCCGGTTGAGCCAAGACCAGAGTCGGCAACATGCCCAGCAGGCTAGCGCAAATCAAATGGGCAGCCCAAGGCGAGATGTTCATGTGGGGAACCTGCGACGAAGGTAGGAGGCGAACTCGACCAGTTTACTGCCGGTCCACGCCCCGCAATACGCGCGGTGGCCGCGAAATCGGCGAGCGGCATGACAATTTCTCCCCCGGCCACTTGTCCACCGACCCGGCAAAAGGGAATATAAACCGTCCCGCCGGGCCCCACGGGGCGCGAATGTTCACCGGCGGCGAAACTTTTGACGGCTCACGACGCGACAACCATATGAAAATTCACGAGTTCCAGGCCAAGGGCATTTTGCGACAAGCCGGCGTGCCGGTCCCAGCGGGCGAAGTGGCCCGTTCGGGCGAAGAAGCGGCCGCCGCGTTTACCAAGCTGGGGGGCGCGCTGGCCGTTGTGAAGGCCCAGATCCATGCCGGCGGCCGCGGCAAGGGAACCATCAAGACCAATCAGGCCCAGCGCGGCGTGCAACTGGTCCGCAGCCCTGACGAGGCCAAGCAAGTCGCCGCCAACCTGATCGGCAACGAGCTGGTCACCATTCAAACCGGCGCTGCCGGTCAACAGGTGAGCCAGGTACTGGTCGAAGCCGGCTGTAAGATCGCTCGCGAGTTGTACCTGGGCATTGTCGTCGACCGGGGCAGCAAAGCGCCGGTCCTGATGGTGTCGAACCAGGGTGGCATGGACATCGAAGAAGTCGCCGCCCACACGCCCGAGTTGATCTTCAAAGAAGCGTTCGACCCCGAGGCGGGCCTGCGACCCTATCAGGCTCGCAAGCTGGCCGTGTTGCTAGGACTGCGCGGCGCGAGCCTGGGTCATGCCGAGAAGTTCATGCGCGGCTTGTGCCAGGTCTTCTTGAAGCAGGATTGCAGTCTGCTGGAAATCAATCCGCTGGTCGTCACCGACAACGGCGAGCTGATCGCGCTCGACGCCAAGATGACGTTCGACGACAACGCCCTGTATCGCCACAAAGACCTGTTGGAACTACGCGACTTGGCCGAAGAAAACCCCGACGAAGTCCGGGCGGCCGCCGCGGGGCTCAGCTTTGTGAAGCTCGATGGCAACATCGGTTGTCTGGTCAACGGCGCTGGTTTGGCCATGAGCACGATGGACCTGATCAAGCTGCACGGCGGCTCGCCGGCCAACTTCTTGGACGTCGGCGGCGGCGCCAACGTCGAGCAAGTGACCGAAGCGTTCCGCATCCTGCTGTCAGACAAGCTGGTGAAGGCCGTGCTGGTGAATATCTTCGGCGGCATCATGCGCTGCACGACGATCGCCACGGCCGTGGTCGAGGCGTACAAGACCGTGGGCTTCAACGTGCCGCTGGTCGTACGTCTGGAAGGGACCGAAGTCGAAGAAGGTCGCAAGATCCTGGCCGGTAGCGGCGTGAACATCATTGCCGCCACCGACTTGACCGA
This region of Planctomycetota bacterium genomic DNA includes:
- a CDS encoding leucyl aminopeptidase, coding for MNITIAAESVTKTTCDALAVGFYSDGTLTGAAQQVDNASQGLLTRLKERKELTGKLYETLALYDVPGVAAPLVVTVGLGDAAKVDAGVAYRAAACAARFLSQKQRGKVALFLNEGPFAPFAAASVAGAAVGCQGQDLYRIEKKRFPFGEITFSGATATQLERGNVLGETLNLARKLVNEPAQEMYPESFAKAAETAAKEVGLRCEVWDKARLEKERCGSLLAVAKGSERPPRLVILEHRGGKAGEAPIALVGKGVTFDSGGLSLKPTDGMTTMKCDMAGAAAVLATMTAIARLKLPVNVVGLAGLVENMTGGAAMKLGDVLTARSGKTIEVLNTDAEGRLVLADVLNVALDYKPSKIVDLATLTGACVVALGTDVVGAMANDQAWCDTVMGAARKVGEPIWQLPMFPEYNDMIRSEVADIKNTGDGRWGGAIAAAKFLEEFVAGTPWVHLDIAGPAFFDKPKPWADGGGTGCMVRTLVELLAASD
- a CDS encoding DUF1080 domain-containing protein; this encodes MLVAGLCGVVRAEDESPGVSLIARDSLAGWDAGPEAPRGWSVKNGVLHCEKGCSPITSAWTFGEFEFTLSWRGAPLELSFVGASDGEVIYSGVEGEEVDGTRTIQGKRQGKRIEWAELRGSGSATGEWDPTERVAFRFASTGKAVQITELSVTEPRGKPLFNGRDLTGWWTPGNIGSWPVIDGKIVCINDKGDYLRTEKEYGNFTLSFEYKMAKGGNSGVGIRTPRAAWPSTEGMELQLMDEPAEMPITRHSTMSIYGNVPPLRRNDRSEEWNRVVVKAEGYMISAWMNGELVQQVNTFWSPELKHRFLNGWIGLQDHGARTEFRNIYVLEGASSPGLDQWYQPRRMTGAQTLVNQLMNTEALSRRDVLRPMQPKSIDPFETYPKLDNGRLMGVFEGRGALLSISGLQHSSARLRMYVDGVKQPTIDCVANELLKHVPTIREDLNGPLVYFPFAHQLVVTMEAERVPEHDIEVVAIDEPTKLETVAAAEPELTRQLLPALSYRWEQHGHGGIRQHDRLRKAESEQLTIEPGARIKLVELDGTGVVHWFRLRVPTKTLQAEDLWLEITADGESAPTIAAPVRYFFPGLDQGKNYQNLVVLNKDGLFNRLAMPYVQGISFAVVNRAKRAHKEVQLQVAYDESYRLSDGIRLPLRGFFQRGGELAHQLPSPDARIVGLIAAENGSKSIEPNASPPNELMFRLPIGQPELRETFVGSYHGLSWRWWLTTQPLASQVRLPYSWPTHNWLVLYYTSTGEAR
- a CDS encoding gamma-glutamyltransferase; translated protein: MNISPWAAHLICASLLGMLPTLVLAQPADAKARSAGDWRAEGKQGAVAAGGAEAVAAGMQILQARGNAADAAVATVLALSVTDSDQFCFGGEVPFVLYDAKRGVVEVVCGQGAAPRLATREHFSARGGIPLSGLEPAAVPAVLGACVTVLDRFGTLRFADVAAPALAILDRHAEPWHADLAATLRRLIEAEESGAGDRRRGLRLVDDFFYRGPLARELSAWCEANGGLIRYHDLARHVTRVEEPVSVEYRGYQVYKCGVWSQGPMALQTLQLLSGFELSPLGHNQAQTVHLTFEAMKLALADRDIYYADPLYADVPLEQLLAPSYAEARRALIDPQKASLEQRPGDPRQGRPLLDEANKRVGLGGPNRDTTTCVTADAAGNMVAATPSGWSGVLAGKTGIWLGTRLQSFNIWKDHPNCIEPGKRPRITLTPTIVLKDNKPTLAISVAGGDRQDQTGLQVLLNAVDFGMLPAQAVTAERFATDHHLGSFGQTPAKLGSLTAYDTVDEKTIAELKRLGHRVKQQRGPSASPVMIAIDPRDGTIRAAGDPSAGRHAAAW
- the sucC gene encoding ADP-forming succinate--CoA ligase subunit beta codes for the protein MKIHEFQAKGILRQAGVPVPAGEVARSGEEAAAAFTKLGGALAVVKAQIHAGGRGKGTIKTNQAQRGVQLVRSPDEAKQVAANLIGNELVTIQTGAAGQQVSQVLVEAGCKIARELYLGIVVDRGSKAPVLMVSNQGGMDIEEVAAHTPELIFKEAFDPEAGLRPYQARKLAVLLGLRGASLGHAEKFMRGLCQVFLKQDCSLLEINPLVVTDNGELIALDAKMTFDDNALYRHKDLLELRDLAEENPDEVRAAAAGLSFVKLDGNIGCLVNGAGLAMSTMDLIKLHGGSPANFLDVGGGANVEQVTEAFRILLSDKLVKAVLVNIFGGIMRCTTIATAVVEAYKTVGFNVPLVVRLEGTEVEEGRKILAGSGVNIIAATDLTDAAKKVVAAAK